A portion of the Anas platyrhynchos isolate ZD024472 breed Pekin duck chromosome 26, IASCAAS_PekinDuck_T2T, whole genome shotgun sequence genome contains these proteins:
- the MCL1 gene encoding induced myeloid leukemia cell differentiation protein Mcl-1 gives MFALPRNALIGFNLYCGGGTGPGGGGGGGGGPASPGGTPAPPSPSSPPPPLLSGPAAPSPFPAARGAPCSLLIGSAAAPRSLIGSAAPRSPPLWSPEEELDGCEPEAELGGSGGGVGGGSLPGTPPELPADELRQDSLELILRYLREAAGETEPGLKKFLPGLLGRPGGTGDGVMEKALETLRRVGDGVLEKHELAFQGMLRKLEIKKEEDLQAVGEVAAHLFSDGVTNWGRVVTLISFGAFVARHLKSVKQEKSIGSLARIITDALVSSKREWLMSQGGWEGFVDFFRVEDLEGSIRNVLMAFAGVAGLGASLAYMIR, from the exons ATGTTCGCCCTGCCGCGCAACGCCCTCATCGGCTTCAACCTCTACTgcggcggcggcaccgggcCCGGAGGGGGCGGCGGAGGCGGAGGGGGCCCGGCCTCACCGGGGGGGACCccggcccccccctccccctcttcccccccccctcccctcctctccggtcccgccgccccctccccgttCCCGGCGGCTCGCGGCGCCCCCTGCTCGCTGCTGATTGGCTCCGCCGCCGCTCCGCGCTCGCTGATTGGCTCCGCCGCTCCCCGGTCGCCGCCGTTGTGGAGCCCCGAGGAGGAGCTGGACGGCTGCGAGCCCGAGGCCGAGCTGGGGGGGTCCGGtggaggtgtggggggggggtccttaccggggacccccccggagTTACCCGCGGATGAGTTGAGGCAGGACTCGTTGGAATTGATCCTCCGGTATCTGCGGGAAGCGGCGGGGGAAACGGAACCGGGCTTGAAAAAGTTTTTGCCGGGGCTTTTGGGAAGGCCCGGGGGGACGGGGGACGGCGTGATGGAGAAAGCGCTGGAAACGTTGAGGAGGGTGGGGGACGGAGTCCTGGAGAAACACGAGCTGGCCTTCCAAG GAATGCTTCGGAAGCTGGAAATCAAGAAGGAGGAGGACCTGCAGGCCGTGGGTGAGGTGGCTGCCCACCTCTTCAGCGACGGGGTGACCAACTGGGGGCGCGTCGTCACCCTCATCTCCTTCGGCGCCTTCGTCGCCCGGCACCTGAAAAGCGTAAAGCAGGAGAAAAGCATCGGCTCCCTGGCCAGGATCATCACCGACGCCCTCGTCTCGTCCAAACGCGAGTGGCTCATGAGCCAGGGAGGCTGG GAGGGTTTCGTCGACTTTTTCCGAGTGGAAGACCTGGAAGGCAGCATCAGGAACGTGCTGATGGCGTTCGCAGGAGTGGCAGGACTGGGAGCGAGCTTGGCCTACATGATCCGGTGA
- the ENSA gene encoding alpha-endosulfine, with protein sequence MAAPLGTGTRTEEPGQEKQDAQEKELAHPERAEEAKLKAKYPNLGQKPGGSDFLMKRLQKGQKYFDSGDYNMAKAKMKNKQLPSAGPDKNLVTGDHIPTPQDLPQRKSSLVTSKLAG encoded by the exons ATGGCCGCCCCGCTCGGCACCGGCACCCGCACGGAGGAACCCGGGCAGGAAAAACAG GACGCGCAGGAGAAGGAGCTCGCCCACCCCGAGCGAGCGGAGGAGGCGAAGCTGAAGGCGAAATACCCCAACCTGGGCCAGAAGCCTGGAGGCTCCGATTTCCTGATGAAGAGGCTGCAGAAAGGG caaaaataCTTCGATTCCGGCGACTACAACATGGCCAAGGCGAAGATGAAGAACAAGCAGCTGCCCAGCGCGGGGCCTGACAAGAACCTGGTGACGGGAGACCACATCCCCACGCCGCAGGACCTCCCGCAGAGAAAATCCTCGCTTGTGACCAGCAAGCTGGCCGGGTAG
- the GOLPH3L gene encoding Golgi phosphoprotein 3-like, with the protein MTTLTHRGRRSEAGGSVGKRLDEEEERDPEEDDDSKGTRLTLMEEVLLLGLKDKQGYTSFWNDCISSGLRGGILIELALRGRIQLEPLTARKKRLLDRKVHLKSDAPTGDILLDETLRHIKATEPAETVQTWIELLTGETWNPFKLQYQLRNVRERIAKNLVEKGILTTEKQNFLLFDMTTHPVSNAAEKQRLLKRLQEGVLERWAGDPHRMDRRTLALLVLAHSSDVLENAFSSLTDERYEAAMNRTKEVLDADPEVEAAKNRGTEMIWAILAAFNKA; encoded by the exons ATGACGACGTTGACCCACCGGGGCCGCCGCAGCGAGGCGGGTGGGAGCGTGGGCAAGAGGctggatgaggaggaggagagggaccCAGAGGAGGACGATGACTCCAAAGGCACCCGCCTGACGCTGATGGAGGAGGTGCTGCTCCTGGGACTGAAGGACAAGCAG ggcTACACCTCCTTCTGGAACGACTGCATCTCCTCTGGCCTGCGCGGCGGCATCCTCATCGAGCTGGCACTGCGGGGCCGCATCCAGCTGGAGCCCCTCACCGCCAGGAAGAAGCGGCTGCTGGACAGGAAG GTGCACCTGAAGTCGGACGCTCCAACTGGTGACATCCTGCTGGACGAGACCCTGCGGCACATCAAGGCCACGGAGCCTGCAGAAACGGTGCAGACCTGGATAGAGCTGCTCACGG GGGAGACCTGGAACCCCTTCAAGCTGCAGTACCAGCTGCGGAACGTGCGCGAGCGCATCGCCAAGAACCTGGTGGAGAAAGGCATCCTCACCACGGAGAAGCAGAACTTCCTCCTCTTCGACATGACCACGCACCCCGTCAGCAACGCCGCCGAGAAGCAACGCTTGCTcaagaggctgcaggaaggcgTGCTGGAGCGCTGGGCGGGCGACCCGCACCGCATGGACCGCAGGACTTTGGCTCTCCTGGTGCTCGCCCACTCCTCGGACGTGCTGGAGAACGCTTTCAGCAGCCTGACGGACGAGCGGTACGAGGCGGCGATGAACAGGACCAAGGAGGTCCTTGACGCAGATCCGGAGGTGGAAGCTGCCAAAAACAGAGGCACGGAGATGATCTGGGCCATCCTGGCGGCCTTCAACAAGGCTTGA
- the HORMAD1 gene encoding HORMA domain-containing protein 1 isoform X1, with translation MATAQKQKNCTSAVVFPNKITTEQQSLTLVKRLLAVAVSCITYLRGIFPESAYGTRYLDDLCVKILREDKNCPGSTQLVKWMLGCYDALQKKYLRMIVLAVYTHPEDPQTITECYHFKFKYTHNGPLLNFSSKSKGSDSPIACADTKKASILLIRKIYVLMQNLGPLPNDVCLTMKLFYYDEVTPPDYQPPGFKEGECEGMIFEGEPMHLSMGEVPTPFHMLKVKVTTDKQRMENADESILKQGDTDQPLQVLRVDRDDPEENQHMDEDPVLDNKVEDDDNRVNTLEAQEPGVPGGGDEVTKAGENRSLYVSNRQVDHLASKTSELNMSESRTRSGKIFQTYIPEPSSSQDVLPKRRKISEPKEQF, from the exons ATGGCAACTGCTCAGAAGCAGAAGAACTGTACG agtGCGGTCGTGTTTCCCAATAAAATAACCACAGAGCAGCAATCTCTGACGCTGGTGAAGAGGCTCTTGGCGGTGGCAGTGTCCTGCATCACGTACCTGAGGGGGATCTTCCCTGAAAGTGCCTATGGGACAAGATACCTGGATG ATCTATGCGTCAAAATCCTGAGGGAAGACAAGAACTGTCCTGGCTCTACTCAGCTGGTGAAATG GATGTTAGGATGCTATGATGCCTTGCAGAAGAAATAT CTCAGAATGATTGTCCTAGCG gTCTATACCCACCCGGAAGATCCTCAG ACAATTACTGAATGTTATCACTTCAAATTCAAGTATACCCACAACGGGCCACTCCTGAATTTCAGCAG CAAGAGCAAAGGGAGTGATTCCCCGATCGCCTGTGCAGACACCAAGAAGGCAAGCATCCTCCTCATTCGCAAGATTTACGTTCTGATGCAAAACCTGGGTCCCTTACCAAATGATGTCTGCCTGACCATGAAGCTGTTTTATTACGATGAAG TTACACCACCTGATTACCAGCCTCCTGGTTTTAAGGAGGGTGAATGTGAGGGGATGATATTTGAGGGAGAGCCCATGCACCTTAGCATGGGTGAAGTGCCAACGCCTTTCCACATGCTGAAAGTCAAAGTGACAACTGACAAACAGAGGATGGAAAACGCCGATGAGAGCATACTGAAGCAAGGAGATACTGATCAGCCTCTCCAGGTGCTCAGAGTGGACAGAGATGATCCAGAAGAAAACCAGCACATGGAT GAAGACCCCGTGTTAGATAATAAAGTGGAAGATGATGATAACCGCGTGAATACTTTGGAAGCTCAAG AACCGGGTGTCCCTGGTGGAGGAGATGAAGTTACGAAGGCTGGAGAGAACAGGAGTCTGTACGTTTCCAATCGCCAG GTTGATCATTTGGCAAGTAAGACATCTGAACTGAATATGTCAGAGAGCAGGACAAGGAGCGGGAAGATATTTCAAACCTACATC cctgaACCCTCTTCCAGTCAAGACGTGCTgccaaaaaggaggaaaatcagTGAGCCGAAGGAGCAGTTTTAG
- the HORMAD1 gene encoding HORMA domain-containing protein 1 isoform X2 translates to MRQNPEGRQELSWLYSAGEMLRMIVLAVYTHPEDPQTITECYHFKFKYTHNGPLLNFSSKSKGSDSPIACADTKKASILLIRKIYVLMQNLGPLPNDVCLTMKLFYYDEVTPPDYQPPGFKEGECEGMIFEGEPMHLSMGEVPTPFHMLKVKVTTDKQRMENADESILKQGDTDQPLQVLRVDRDDPEENQHMDEDPVLDNKVEDDDNRVNTLEAQEPGVPGGGDEVTKAGENRSLYVSNRQVDHLASKTSELNMSESRTRSGKIFQTYIPEPSSSQDVLPKRRKISEPKEQF, encoded by the exons ATGCGTCAAAATCCTGAGGGAAGACAAGAACTGTCCTGGCTCTACTCAGCTGGTGAAATG CTCAGAATGATTGTCCTAGCG gTCTATACCCACCCGGAAGATCCTCAG ACAATTACTGAATGTTATCACTTCAAATTCAAGTATACCCACAACGGGCCACTCCTGAATTTCAGCAG CAAGAGCAAAGGGAGTGATTCCCCGATCGCCTGTGCAGACACCAAGAAGGCAAGCATCCTCCTCATTCGCAAGATTTACGTTCTGATGCAAAACCTGGGTCCCTTACCAAATGATGTCTGCCTGACCATGAAGCTGTTTTATTACGATGAAG TTACACCACCTGATTACCAGCCTCCTGGTTTTAAGGAGGGTGAATGTGAGGGGATGATATTTGAGGGAGAGCCCATGCACCTTAGCATGGGTGAAGTGCCAACGCCTTTCCACATGCTGAAAGTCAAAGTGACAACTGACAAACAGAGGATGGAAAACGCCGATGAGAGCATACTGAAGCAAGGAGATACTGATCAGCCTCTCCAGGTGCTCAGAGTGGACAGAGATGATCCAGAAGAAAACCAGCACATGGAT GAAGACCCCGTGTTAGATAATAAAGTGGAAGATGATGATAACCGCGTGAATACTTTGGAAGCTCAAG AACCGGGTGTCCCTGGTGGAGGAGATGAAGTTACGAAGGCTGGAGAGAACAGGAGTCTGTACGTTTCCAATCGCCAG GTTGATCATTTGGCAAGTAAGACATCTGAACTGAATATGTCAGAGAGCAGGACAAGGAGCGGGAAGATATTTCAAACCTACATC cctgaACCCTCTTCCAGTCAAGACGTGCTgccaaaaaggaggaaaatcagTGAGCCGAAGGAGCAGTTTTAG
- the LOC139999537 gene encoding uncharacterized protein isoform X2 produces the protein MARRAPRKRRPGAPPGPSQSGAASKPTGEAAGPSPGCLHVQVGLQEVRHSLELVPGSASQEPARQHDTAREAAETVVGTARHLARVLVLQTLLSACILAVQKMTLRKKELLKILLVASVIFAGTVCCRTSQPGWKTGARKTAQRLLAETESLRNSLDSMEVQAKRIQLLLEQLASLRAELSSVKEEVQELKRAASETALEDDAQPPDRALESSAGHLHPARTVARDEGLGTNNTV, from the exons ATGGCGAGGAGAGCTCCCCGAAAGAGGCGCCCGGGGGCACCGCCGGGCCCCTCGCAGAGCGGGGCCGCCAGCAAGCCCACaggggaggcagcggggccgAGCCCCGG GTGCCTCCACGTGCAGGTtgggctgcaggaggtgagGCACTCGTTGGAGTTGGTTCCTGGCTCTGCCAGCCAAGAGCCTGCAAGGCAGCATGACACGGCCAGGGAAGCTGCAG AGACGGTCGTCGGCACTGCTCGCCATCTGGCAAGGGTCCTCGTGCTGCAGACCCTTCTCAGCGCTTGCATCCTCGCTGT GCAAAAGATGACCCTGCGCAAGAAGGAGCTCTTGAAAATCCTCCTCGTGGCCTCAGTGATCTTTG CCGGCACAGTTTGCTGCAGGACCTCGCAGCCGGGCTGGAAAACGGGGGCGAGGAAAACGGCCCAG AGGCTGCTGGCAGAAACGGAGTCTCTGCG GAACTCTCTGGATTCCATGGAGGTCCAAGCCAAGAGgatccagctcctgctggagcagctggcttcactgagggcagagctcagcagcgtgaaggag GAGGTTCAGGAGCTGAAACGGGCAGCGTCTGAGACAGCTTTGGAAGACGATGCTCAGCCGCCTGACCGGGCACTGGAAAGCTCAG CTGGGCACCTCCACCCGGCGAGGACGGTGGCGAGAGACGAGGGGCTTGGCACCAACAACACCGTGTGA
- the LOC139999537 gene encoding uncharacterized protein isoform X1 translates to MARRAPRKRRPGAPPGPSQSGAASKPTGEAAGPSPGCLHVQVGLQEVRHSLELVPGSASQEPARQHDTAREAAETVVGTARHLARVLVLQTLLSACILAVQKMTLRKKELLKILLVASVIFAAGTVCCRTSQPGWKTGARKTAQRLLAETESLRNSLDSMEVQAKRIQLLLEQLASLRAELSSVKEEVQELKRAASETALEDDAQPPDRALESSAGHLHPARTVARDEGLGTNNTV, encoded by the exons ATGGCGAGGAGAGCTCCCCGAAAGAGGCGCCCGGGGGCACCGCCGGGCCCCTCGCAGAGCGGGGCCGCCAGCAAGCCCACaggggaggcagcggggccgAGCCCCGG GTGCCTCCACGTGCAGGTtgggctgcaggaggtgagGCACTCGTTGGAGTTGGTTCCTGGCTCTGCCAGCCAAGAGCCTGCAAGGCAGCATGACACGGCCAGGGAAGCTGCAG AGACGGTCGTCGGCACTGCTCGCCATCTGGCAAGGGTCCTCGTGCTGCAGACCCTTCTCAGCGCTTGCATCCTCGCTGT GCAAAAGATGACCCTGCGCAAGAAGGAGCTCTTGAAAATCCTCCTCGTGGCCTCAGTGATCTTTG CAGCCGGCACAGTTTGCTGCAGGACCTCGCAGCCGGGCTGGAAAACGGGGGCGAGGAAAACGGCCCAG AGGCTGCTGGCAGAAACGGAGTCTCTGCG GAACTCTCTGGATTCCATGGAGGTCCAAGCCAAGAGgatccagctcctgctggagcagctggcttcactgagggcagagctcagcagcgtgaaggag GAGGTTCAGGAGCTGAAACGGGCAGCGTCTGAGACAGCTTTGGAAGACGATGCTCAGCCGCCTGACCGGGCACTGGAAAGCTCAG CTGGGCACCTCCACCCGGCGAGGACGGTGGCGAGAGACGAGGGGCTTGGCACCAACAACACCGTGTGA
- the LOC113839874 gene encoding HCLS1-associated protein X-1-like isoform X2, with protein sequence MSFYDAFRGFFGLPGGRRPREPLFGGAPRDEDEDEAAEGPPRPPPPPDGFGFGFGFGPGGAFEELLRDAAELLGAFGGAWVEPPPAIEPPLPGPSPGRPLRDSMLKHPDGPEGSRDPARPWSLLPELEDARPAPPERREDRDLDSEVSSVGLGTILRPHEPQPRSFFQSVSVTKVTLPDGAVEERRTVQDSHGRRETTVTLRRGSQAFVSTTTEDGQSKEHREELLGVDDRELAQFAGTWPPHDELRAPTLSDPSAVLGSFFRRWFSGW encoded by the exons ATGAGCTTTTACGACGCCTTCCGCGGCTTCTTCGGGCTCCCGGGGGGCCGCAG GCCCCGGGAGCCGCTGTTCGGCGGAGCGCCGCGGGACGAGGACGAGGACGAGGCCGCCGagggccccccccggccgccgccgccccccgatGGCTTCGGCTTCGGCTTCGGTTTCGGCCCCGGGGGGGCCTTCGAGGAGCTGCTGCGGGACGCGGCCGAGCTCCTGGGCGCCTTCGGGGGGGCTTGGGTCGAGCCCCCCCCGGCCATAG AGccccccctgcccggccccagccccgggcgGCCGCTGCGGGACTCGATGCTGAAGCACCCGGACGGCCCCGAGGGCTCCCGAGACCCGGCCCGGCCCTGGAGCCTCCTCCCTGAG CTGGAGGACGCTCGCCCGGCCCCCCCGGAGCGCAGGGAGGACCGAG ATCTGGACTCGGAGGTGTCCTCGGTGGGGCTGGGCACCATCCTGCGGCCCCAcgagccccagccccgctccttcTTCCAGAGCGTCTCCGTCACCAAAGTGACGCTGCCTGACGGG GCGGTGGAGGAGCGCCGCACGGTGCAGGACAGCCACGGCCGCCGCGAGACGACCGTCACCCTGCGGAGGGGCTCCCAGGCCTTCGTCAGCACCACCACAGAGGACGGGCAGAGCAAAGAGCACCGCGAGGAGCTGCTCGGCGTGGATGACC GGGAGCTGGCGCAGTTCGCAGGCACGTGGCCGCCGCACGACGAGCTCCGTGCGCCCACCCTGAGCGACCCCTCggccgtgctgggcagcttcTTCCGTCGCTGGTTCTCCGGCTGGTAG
- the LOC113839874 gene encoding HCLS1-associated protein X-1-like isoform X1, translating into MSFYDAFRGFFGLPGGRRPREPLFGGAPRDEDEDEAAEGPPRPPPPPDGFGFGFGFGPGGAFEELLRDAAELLGAFGGAWVEPPPAIGGNGTEGGAWRSLTPPPHPRLCPAEPPLPGPSPGRPLRDSMLKHPDGPEGSRDPARPWSLLPELEDARPAPPERREDRDLDSEVSSVGLGTILRPHEPQPRSFFQSVSVTKVTLPDGAVEERRTVQDSHGRRETTVTLRRGSQAFVSTTTEDGQSKEHREELLGVDDRELAQFAGTWPPHDELRAPTLSDPSAVLGSFFRRWFSGW; encoded by the exons ATGAGCTTTTACGACGCCTTCCGCGGCTTCTTCGGGCTCCCGGGGGGCCGCAG GCCCCGGGAGCCGCTGTTCGGCGGAGCGCCGCGGGACGAGGACGAGGACGAGGCCGCCGagggccccccccggccgccgccgccccccgatGGCTTCGGCTTCGGCTTCGGTTTCGGCCCCGGGGGGGCCTTCGAGGAGCTGCTGCGGGACGCGGCCGAGCTCCTGGGCGCCTTCGGGGGGGCTTGGGTCGAGCCCCCCCCGGCCATAGGTGGGAACGGGACCGAAGGGGGGGCCTGGCGGAgcctcacccccccccctcacccccggTTGTGCCCCGCAGAGccccccctgcccggccccagccccgggcgGCCGCTGCGGGACTCGATGCTGAAGCACCCGGACGGCCCCGAGGGCTCCCGAGACCCGGCCCGGCCCTGGAGCCTCCTCCCTGAG CTGGAGGACGCTCGCCCGGCCCCCCCGGAGCGCAGGGAGGACCGAG ATCTGGACTCGGAGGTGTCCTCGGTGGGGCTGGGCACCATCCTGCGGCCCCAcgagccccagccccgctccttcTTCCAGAGCGTCTCCGTCACCAAAGTGACGCTGCCTGACGGG GCGGTGGAGGAGCGCCGCACGGTGCAGGACAGCCACGGCCGCCGCGAGACGACCGTCACCCTGCGGAGGGGCTCCCAGGCCTTCGTCAGCACCACCACAGAGGACGGGCAGAGCAAAGAGCACCGCGAGGAGCTGCTCGGCGTGGATGACC GGGAGCTGGCGCAGTTCGCAGGCACGTGGCCGCCGCACGACGAGCTCCGTGCGCCCACCCTGAGCGACCCCTCggccgtgctgggcagcttcTTCCGTCGCTGGTTCTCCGGCTGGTAG